From a single Brassica rapa cultivar Chiifu-401-42 chromosome A01, CAAS_Brap_v3.01, whole genome shotgun sequence genomic region:
- the LOC103860909 gene encoding cysteine-rich receptor-like protein kinase 24, with translation MINLLVSFWFVLISSVYANTCFNRSGFFASNGAYDLNRQAMLSSLPSNVTANDDFYTTSMGQDPNRVYGLGMCFPGTEARSCSDCIMAASNGLVKNCTNHIDAIDWRMYGTTLCLVHYSNRSFYGSLDMEIIRSDNYTRDFQANMTDLEITWEALMIGLIDQASSLYYAARTQKLESSISHVYGVVQCSRDISLENCTRCLQENVIEYRSCCRGTQGGIFSRPSCFIRWEVYPFLALLDNMSPLEKDGKGVSTGTIVAIVIIPILLLALGFAIWKRRKSHKAFTTANGYFSAAKRLKKTYDTELQDNAGDDISTSGSLQFDLKAIEAATSNFHNINKLGHGGFGEVYKGTFPNGTEIAVKRLSKTSGQGEREFKNEVLLVAKLQHRNLVRLLGFCVQGEERILVYEFLPNKSLNYFLFGDSTKRSQLDWTRRYKIIGGITRGILYLHQDSRLTIIHRDLKASNILLDADMNPKIADFGMARNFRMDQTEDNTGRVVGTFGYMPPEYVANGQFSTKSDVYSFGVLILEIIGGKKNSSFHEIDGSTGNLVTYVWRLWNNDSLLELVDPVIGDNYDKYEVIRCVHIGLLCVQENPTDRPSMFTIFQMLTNTSITLPAPQPPGFFFRVRAENIPLAESSQPGPSTSMSIACSVNDATITCVSPR, from the exons TCTCTTCCCTTCCTTCTAACGTCACAGCTAATGATGACTTCTATACCACGTCGATGGGACAAGATCCCAACAGAGTGTACGGTCTAGGGATGTGTTTCCCAGGTACTGAAGCACGATCTTGTTCTGATTGTATCATGGCTGCGTCTAATGGGTTGGTAAAGAACTGTACCAACCATATAGATGCTATAGACTGGAGGATGTATGGAACTACACTTTGTCTTGTGCACTACTCAAACCGCTCGTTTTACGGATCGCTCGATATGGAAATTATACGGAGTGATAATTATACTAGAGATTTTCAGGCTAACATGACGGATCTAGAGATTACATGGGAGGCTTTGATGATTGGTTTGATAGATCAAGCTTCCTCTTTGTACTACGCAGCCAGAACGCAGAAGCTTGAGTCGTCTATCTCCCACGTTTACGGTGTTGTGCAGTGCAGTAGAGACATATCTCTTGAAAACTGCACTCGTTGTCTTCAAGAGAACGTGATTGAGTATAGGTCTTGTTGCCGCGGGACACAAGGAGGCATTTTTTCTAGGCCGAGCTGTTTCATTCGGTGGGAGGTTTATCCGTTCTTGGCACTTCTCGATAATATGTCTCCTCTTGAGAAAG ATGGCAAAGGTGTTTCTACAGGAACTATTGTGGCAATTGTCATTATTCCTATCTTGTTGCTTGCTCTAGGATTTGCTATTTGGAAGAGGAGAAAATCGCATAAAGCATTTACAACTGCAA ACGGTTATTTCTCTGCTGCAAAGAGATTAAAGAAGACTTATGATACTGAACTGCAAGATAACG CTGGGGATGATATTTCAACTTCAGGTTCACTTCAATTCGATCTTAAAGCTATCGAAGCTGCAACAAGTAATTTTCACAACATTAACAAGCTTGGTCATGGTGGATTTGGTGAAGTTTACAAG GGAACGTTTCCGAATGGAACAGAGATTGCTGTGAAGAGACTATCTAAAACTTCAGGACAAGGTGAAAGAGAATTCAAGAACGAGGTGCTTCTTGTAGCTAAACTTCAACATAGAAATCTTGTTAGGCTTCTTGGGTTTTGTGTCCAAGGAGAGGAAAGGATATTAGTCTACGAGTTTTTGCCCAACAAGAGTCTTAACTACTTCCTATTTGGTG ACTCAACAAAGAGGAGCCAATTGGATTGGACAAGACGATACAAGATCATTGGAGGGATCACTCGAGGGATTTTGTATCTTCATCAAGATTCGCGGCTGACAATCATACACCGTGATCTAAAAGCCAGCAATATTTTATTAGATGCAGATATGAACCCGAAAATTGCGGATTTTGGTATGGCTAGGAATTTCAGAATGGACCAAACGGAAGATAACACAGGAAGAGTAGTTGGGACATT CGGTTACATGCCGCCCGAATATGTAGCGAATGGGCAGTTCTCAACGAAGTCAGATGTGTATAGTTTTGGAGTATTGATTCTGGAGATTATTGGTGGCAAAAAGAATAGTAGCTTCCACGAGATAGATGGTTCAACAGGCAACCTTGTGACATAT GTATGGAGGCTTTGGAACAATGATTCATTGTTGGAACTTGTAGATCCGGTCATAGGAGATAACTATGATAAATATGAAGTCATCAGATGCGTTCATATTGGGTTATTATGTGTTCAAGAAAATCCAACAGATCGTCCAAGCATGTTCACAATATTTCAGATGCTCACTAATACCTCAATTACACTGCCTGCGCCCCAACCTCCTGGATTTTTCTTCAGAGTCAGAGCAGAGAATATCCCATTAGCTGAGAGCTCTCAGCCAGGTCCGTCCACTAGCATGTCCATTGCTTGTTCTGTAAATGATGCAACGATCACGTGTGTTAGTCCTCGTTGA